The nucleotide sequence GTACGTAGCGCACACTGCACGTAATGTTATCTAGAAACGTACGCATCCGGAACAGAAATAtacttgttttctttttctttcctttgcCTGGTAGCATGGCGGAATGGAGGGGGGGGGAgggaggaaaaaaaggaatAGACTTAGTTTTTCTGTGGGGAGCGGATCCGTGCCAGTCTACGGCCCAGCCTGGTGCAAAGAACCCTTATCTACGCTACATCCGTTAAGGTTAATGGTATTATACAGGAAAACaactacaacaacaacaatcaCAGAGGCCTGGTCAGTTAGTCAGGCTTTGAGACTTCGAAGGTCTGCAGTTACGATTTGGGCAAACCCGATAGAGGCCGTGTTCCTGTGTAGTGCGCCAAGATTTTCGGTATTAGAAAAGGCTACTGGTTAAGTGGGCGGGaattaatataatataggCTTTAAAAGTCGAAGATCTCgaacaataataatagtcTCAAGTTTTTCTCAAAATATTCAGTTActgtattattattgcaGGCACTATGGGatttttccttgttttttcttgttcttgttgctgtattttttttttttttagtgtTTTGGAATCTCAGAGCCGAAGGCAAAAAGGGTTGTGGAAAAGGAAGACTGAGTCTTTCCGGCCGATTCTACATAGGAATGGGAACAGACACAGGGACGACTGGCTTTAACTGTGTGTAAATTGGAAGGGGGGGTGCATTGCATTGTCTTCTGTTTACAATTGGGTATGCGCGCGTGCGTGGGCGTATTAAAGCCACTGCCCAGCCCAAGGTTGAGTGACACTTTGTGTTTCAACAAAAGGATTCAACTAAAGACCCAACTTAGTATTACTACATAATAATTATAGAGGCCAGGCAAGGCTGTGACTATCACCATAACATAACGGCTACAATGCGATGTGTGGCAAAAACTGAATGCTGAGGCGCCAAACTCTATCGCCCGCGCGCCCATTCCCATTCCCATTCCCCTCTTTCCCCTTATTACTGTAGACGGTATCTCGTTCCGTGGAAGACTTTCACCTGAGATTTTGTACATTCTGGccagattttttttcctctttcctATAACTGTCTACATAGAAGGGGAAAAGACGGATTAGACGCAAGAGAAGTTGCATGACGGAATCAATGCAGCAAGCTGGTGTCCACGGGATCAACATGTAGTATGTTTACAATAGCCGCTCTTCGTGTGATATCTGACGCTACAGAAGGCCGCGCTCGGAAGTTCAAACCCCGACTAGAGGAACGCTTTTCCCAAGATACCTGCCCCACCattattttacttttttttcatttttttagAGTTCCTTCGATGGGTTGCTATATTCGGGCATTGACGAGGCATTGGTCATTCGTTGACCAACGGCAACAGAATAGCGCTTGCGCGCGTGCGcggaaaagacaaaaaccTAGACAACGTCTAGCATTTACGGGAGGCTGAATATTGTGTTTCGATCTCACTTAAATTTAGTTCCTGCAGAGATAGCTTGGCACCCTTACTCTCCGTTCAAAGCCGAGCCTTGGTTGTTTCATAAACATACACGTACACATATAccagaacaaaaaaaaaaaaaaaaaaaaaaagaaagtttgTGACGGGGACGAAGGGGTCGGAGGGAAAATTAGGAGGTTCGGTGGGCGTGCGTTTGGACATGCAGCTGATTTCTCCTGCTACATGTTCTTTATGGCTTTTGTTTTCGGCGtcatttttcttccagTATTTTTTCTGttattactattttttacttcaattttttttcttcgttcTACTGCATTTCCTGTGTTCTCGGTGGACTTTTCCTTTCTATCCTTAATTACCGCAGAACACCGAGCTCAAGACCGAAAACACTGAAGAAGCTAAACTGCGTATGGGTGGATGGGCTTTACTCTCGGTTGGCTCAGTAATGGGGGTTTACTACTGTGTTCCGCAATTCCCTAATTGGGACAACACGCGCTCAGAAGACACTGCTCTTCCAATTGCCGCAAGGCGGATGTACGCTCTGGGCCCGGGCGACTCTGACGTATACTAAATATGTGCCAGCCACTCATCAGCGGAAGTCCAATGGGAACAAACACACTACTTACACTTAGGTCTCTTCGCctacatacatacatacatagatgcttgcttgcttgctaTTTCGAGAAGTGGAATACCACCAGTCAGCCAGTGTGTGCTCTACATTTTCGAAGGGCACTTCGCCGGTAACGTGTGGTTTGCATGAAAATATTCTGGTAACGTAAGTTTCTATAATGCGcatgtatatgtatgtatgtatgtatgtatgtgtgtcGAAGTGTTTCTATACACTTCGACTTACGTGTTTTTCTATTTGAAAAGCATAATGACATAGGTgtattttttgttgaatttttcttgaacaatgtCCGGTAGACAGAGTGAGGATCGACTGCTATAACTGGAGGTCTACCTGTAGTGtaaattctttctttattatgttttttgttttcttagttttgtaatatttttCCGTCTTAGTTCCAGTTTAAAAATAAACGGGGTTAATTTGCAATGCTACGCTACAGCTCTTCCGCCGTCAAGTCAGGTTTGATCCTAAAGGGCCTGTTCCTCCACTGAATGACAGAACCACACATTGCTTTGATCCATATCGGCAATGCCAGTAGCTCCCTTAAACACCAAATGCCAATCCATTCGGGAAATGTTCTGGGATGCAGTCCCGGAGTAAAATGTGGATACGAAAATCTGTCATTTTCTTTCACGGCATTGTCAGTTACCGTGTTTTTGGATAAAGTTCGGTACTGTATCCAGTCGGAAATACACCACAGTGTCATGTGACAAACGAAAATTTTTAGCGCCGTGGATAGACTTAATTGGAACAGATTTTTTAATCCCGTGGATCCCATCAAGCCAATTACAATGCtttctgttgttggttCCAGTAGTGTAGCAGCAAGTACCATATACTTACGTACTCTCAACCACCGGATCCTCCTTGCGATGTAGCTGTGCCATGTGTCTTCTGCACGATTGAACTTGAACGGCTGTATTACAACATCACCTGTCATACCAGTTCTTCCACGTAACATGTCCCATAGCGCCGTGCCAATCATATTATCTTCACCAATATAGGtactgaaaaattcaatGGCATGGTACTTCCCTTGATCTGCACcctctatttcttctttttttaattcgTCCGCTTTGGCATCGAATGTAACCTTGGTAACGCGATTCGGAACGCATTGGGGATCGGTCCCTTTACTCATTGTTCTGTGAGCTAATCTCTTTATTTCATTGTTGGCAAACATATTACTACGTCTAGTTCCATCGCCTATCATCCGAACAGCTTTCTCCAGATGCGACCTCCTGTAAAGGTTGCTCTTACCGTTGACACACGGAGCTATACTCACATAGTTAAATGCAACATAAAATTTGGCATGacttgaaaacaaaaacatttCATCCAACAGACCGCTGTATGACTGATTGTCAATACT is from Kluyveromyces marxianus DMKU3-1042 DNA, complete genome, chromosome 2 and encodes:
- the ugcg-b gene encoding glycosyltransferase family protein yields the protein MAGNLLPFWCCFSIIALICLARASDISATFNEYTPVVPEVPVEHINIRVDSNLYAGIVLTIWYIVVILLGYSGWIEIERKFSSEKELPKEELQELEPVTIIRPCKGVDTEMMTCLESCVKQDFPKDRFEVIFCVENNKDPSIEIIQQIIAKHPDHQLSLLIGDMDYFGPNPKINNLSKGYRMAKYDIIWVLDSNVWCSPGTLARSAMSLQKSLDNGRRTNKPVVLTHHVPLGTSIDNQSYSGLLDEMFLFSSHAKFYVAFNYVSIAPCVNGKSNLYRRSHLEKAVRMIGDGTRRSNMFANNEIKRLAHRTMSKGTDPQCVPNRVTKVTFDAKADELKKEEIEGADQGKYHAIEFFSTYIGEDNMIGTALWDMLRGRTGMTGDVVIQPFKFNRAEDTWHSYIARRIRWLRVRKYMVLAATLLEPTTESIVIGLMGSTGLKNLFQLSLSTALKIFVCHMTLWCISDWIQYRTLSKNTVTDNAVKENDRFSYPHFTPGLHPRTFPEWIGIWCLRELLALPIWIKAMCGSVIQWRNRPFRIKPDLTAEEL